A genomic segment from Microbulbifer elongatus encodes:
- a CDS encoding M16 family metallopeptidase, with the protein MPRNLFVSLAIVITLSIAALSGCDRSQPEPEQQAQSATETATPSKDVPKPEFAIEYEQFQLDNGLNVLFHIDRSDPVVAVSLTAHVGSAREKEGRTGFAHLFEHLLFLESENLGKGGLDAMSARIGGAGANGSTSRDVTNYYQTVPKDALEKMLWAEADKLGWFINTVTEPVLAKEKQVVKNEKRQGVDNRPYGHTQYVIDSNLYPQGHPYSWQVIGSLEDVQNATLDDVKTFFRRWYVPNNVTLVVAGDFDPKQAKALVEKYFDEIPRGEAVERAPKQPAKLKETRRLYYEDNFARLPQLTMAWPTVPRYSADSYPLAVLLQYLAYGKRAPLYRVLVEDEQLTASVSMFAYESELAGQLQLTVQAFAGGDLDAVYAGIEKGFALFEKEGIAEEDLERIKAGQEVAFYNSLSSVLGKGFQLAQYQIYADDPGYVSQDIDRLLAVTAEDVKRVYDKYIKGKPYVAASFVPKGEKALALSDSSPAKVVEEKIVSGAEGQFDTSASAEYEKTPSRFDRSKEPDYGEPAQTIVPDVWQGALSNGIEVFGIENSEVPTVTFSLVIDGGQLQERIDKTGVANLTAMLMERGTKNRTPEELETAVQKLGANISVSAGGDAFRFDVTTLARNFSEVFALLQEMLLEPRWDEKELVLAKKSVTSQIKRAQAEPNAIASRAYAKLLYGKDSIRAYSGLGTEASVAAITMDDLKAYYRDYLSPSVARAHVVGDIAEGDFLAVAEQLAKSWPAKPVSIPDPKSEPAKPGIYFVDVPGSKQSILRIGRLAMPVVSEDYYPAVFTNYKLGGGGFASRLTQELRESKGYTYGVGSSFSGDKTGGQFSIGTGVRANVTAESLQLIEEILQQYGPTYTENDLAVSRSYLVRANTRAFETARAKLGLLENMSDYGWPADYVREREAIAKDMTVARVQEIAAEYLLPDSMIWLMVGDRATQFAPLESLELGEVTLLERSQP; encoded by the coding sequence ATGCCCCGCAATCTGTTTGTCTCCCTGGCAATTGTGATCACACTTTCCATCGCGGCCCTGTCCGGCTGCGACCGCTCGCAACCGGAACCCGAGCAACAGGCCCAGTCAGCCACCGAGACTGCCACTCCCTCTAAAGACGTCCCAAAACCTGAATTCGCCATCGAGTACGAACAGTTCCAGCTCGACAACGGCCTCAACGTTCTTTTCCACATCGACCGCTCCGACCCGGTAGTGGCGGTGTCGCTCACCGCCCATGTGGGCTCGGCGCGGGAGAAGGAGGGGCGTACCGGCTTTGCCCATCTGTTCGAGCATCTGCTGTTTCTGGAGTCGGAGAATCTGGGCAAGGGCGGGCTGGATGCGATGAGTGCGCGGATTGGCGGGGCGGGGGCGAATGGTTCTACGTCGCGGGATGTCACCAATTACTACCAGACGGTGCCCAAGGATGCGCTGGAGAAGATGCTGTGGGCAGAGGCGGACAAGCTGGGCTGGTTTATCAATACGGTGACCGAGCCGGTGCTGGCGAAGGAAAAGCAGGTCGTTAAGAACGAGAAGCGCCAGGGTGTGGATAACCGGCCCTATGGCCATACCCAGTATGTGATCGACAGCAATCTGTACCCCCAGGGGCACCCTTACAGCTGGCAGGTGATCGGCTCACTGGAGGATGTACAGAACGCCACGCTGGACGATGTGAAGACCTTTTTCCGCCGCTGGTATGTGCCCAACAATGTGACGCTGGTGGTGGCGGGAGATTTCGATCCGAAGCAGGCGAAGGCGCTGGTAGAGAAATACTTTGATGAGATCCCCAGGGGGGAGGCGGTGGAGCGGGCGCCCAAGCAGCCGGCCAAACTGAAGGAGACCCGGCGGCTGTATTACGAGGACAATTTCGCGCGCCTGCCGCAGCTGACCATGGCCTGGCCCACGGTGCCCCGTTACAGCGCTGACAGTTATCCCCTGGCGGTGCTTTTGCAATATCTGGCTTATGGCAAACGCGCGCCCCTGTACCGGGTGCTGGTGGAGGATGAGCAGCTCACCGCAAGTGTCTCCATGTTTGCCTACGAGTCGGAACTGGCCGGGCAGTTGCAGTTGACGGTGCAGGCCTTTGCCGGCGGCGATCTGGACGCGGTGTACGCGGGCATCGAAAAAGGATTCGCGCTGTTTGAAAAAGAGGGCATCGCCGAGGAAGACCTGGAGCGCATCAAGGCGGGGCAGGAGGTGGCGTTTTACAACAGCCTGTCCAGCGTGTTGGGCAAGGGGTTTCAGCTCGCTCAGTACCAGATTTATGCGGATGACCCGGGTTACGTGAGCCAGGATATTGACCGTTTACTGGCGGTGACCGCGGAGGATGTAAAGCGGGTTTACGACAAGTACATCAAGGGCAAGCCCTATGTGGCGGCCAGTTTTGTGCCCAAGGGGGAGAAAGCGCTTGCCCTGTCGGATTCCAGCCCCGCGAAGGTGGTGGAAGAGAAAATCGTGAGCGGTGCCGAGGGGCAGTTCGATACGTCCGCCAGTGCCGAATATGAAAAAACCCCGTCGCGCTTTGACCGCAGTAAAGAGCCCGACTATGGCGAGCCGGCACAGACGATTGTGCCTGATGTGTGGCAGGGGGCTTTATCCAATGGCATCGAGGTTTTCGGTATCGAAAACAGTGAGGTGCCCACAGTGACTTTCAGTCTGGTGATCGACGGTGGTCAGCTGCAGGAGCGTATCGATAAAACCGGGGTGGCCAATCTCACGGCCATGTTGATGGAGCGCGGTACCAAAAACCGCACACCGGAAGAACTGGAAACCGCGGTGCAGAAACTAGGTGCGAATATCAGTGTGTCCGCCGGGGGGGATGCCTTCCGTTTTGATGTGACCACCCTGGCGCGCAATTTCAGTGAGGTGTTTGCGCTGTTGCAGGAGATGTTGCTGGAACCCCGCTGGGACGAGAAGGAACTGGTACTGGCGAAGAAGAGTGTTACCAGCCAGATCAAGCGTGCGCAGGCGGAGCCCAATGCCATTGCCAGTCGCGCCTACGCGAAACTGCTGTATGGCAAAGACAGTATCCGCGCATATAGCGGTCTCGGCACCGAAGCGTCGGTGGCGGCCATCACCATGGATGATCTCAAGGCCTATTACCGAGATTACCTGTCACCCTCGGTGGCACGGGCACATGTGGTGGGGGATATCGCCGAGGGTGATTTTCTCGCGGTGGCGGAGCAGCTGGCGAAGAGCTGGCCGGCAAAGCCGGTGAGCATTCCCGACCCGAAATCCGAGCCCGCCAAGCCGGGTATTTACTTTGTGGATGTGCCCGGTTCCAAGCAGTCGATACTGCGCATTGGCCGGCTGGCGATGCCGGTGGTGTCGGAAGATTATTACCCGGCGGTATTTACCAACTACAAACTCGGTGGTGGCGGCTTTGCCTCGCGCCTGACTCAGGAGCTGCGTGAGAGCAAGGGCTACACCTACGGGGTTGGCTCCAGTTTCAGTGGCGACAAGACCGGCGGCCAGTTTTCCATTGGCACCGGGGTGCGTGCCAATGTGACCGCGGAATCGCTACAGTTGATCGAGGAGATTCTCCAGCAATACGGGCCGACCTATACGGAAAATGATCTGGCGGTATCCCGTTCTTACCTGGTGCGGGCCAACACCCGTGCGTTCGAGACGGCGCGGGCGAAGCTGGGGCTGCTGGAAAATATGAGCGATTATGGCTGGCCTGCAGATTATGTACGTGAGCGCGAGGCCATTGCGAAAGACATGACGGTCGCGAGAGTTCAGGAGATCGCGGCAGAATATCTGCTGCCGGACTCCATGATCTGGCTGATGGTTGGAGATCGTGCGACCCAGTTCGCACCACTTGAGTCTCTGGAGCTCGGTGAGGTCACATTGCTGGAGCGCAGCCAGCCCTGA
- a CDS encoding KTSC domain-containing protein codes for MIEWSHVQSSAIRRVGYNSKSMQMYIDFEDSDPVYTFCHVPEYIFRAFINASSVGQYYHQYIKDRYDC; via the coding sequence ATGATAGAGTGGAGCCATGTACAGTCATCTGCAATTCGCAGAGTTGGGTATAACTCTAAATCAATGCAGATGTATATTGATTTTGAGGATAGTGACCCTGTCTACACGTTTTGCCATGTACCCGAGTATATTTTCAGAGCATTTATCAATGCTTCCTCAGTGGGGCAATACTACCATCAGTATATCAAAGATCGGTATGACTGCTGA
- a CDS encoding DUF5343 domain-containing protein — protein MSLPKSYLTSTKRLPEILEAIQSAQAPDQFTVRFLEQLGFKSKGDRLIIGVLKDLGLLEENGTPRKRYYEFLDQSHSGAVLAQGVREAWSDLFAVNVNAHQLSKSDFIGKLKTLSEGKLSDRVLDSHYMTFSALVKNADFTSHTPSPSKPKVEHKGAVQPPSEESSKKIDIPSNAGSKIGGLVYNIQIVLPESRDPSVYDALFRSLKEHIL, from the coding sequence TTGAGTCTTCCAAAGTCCTATCTCACTTCAACGAAGCGGCTCCCTGAAATTCTAGAAGCTATACAATCCGCGCAGGCTCCTGACCAATTTACAGTTCGTTTTTTGGAACAACTGGGTTTTAAGTCAAAAGGAGACCGCTTGATTATCGGGGTACTGAAAGATTTAGGGTTATTAGAGGAAAATGGAACTCCAAGAAAACGTTACTATGAATTCCTTGATCAATCTCACTCTGGCGCCGTTCTGGCGCAGGGGGTGAGGGAAGCTTGGTCTGACCTTTTTGCAGTAAATGTAAATGCGCACCAGCTATCCAAGTCTGATTTCATAGGAAAGCTTAAAACTCTGTCAGAAGGCAAGCTTTCGGACAGAGTGCTCGATAGCCACTATATGACATTTAGTGCATTAGTGAAAAATGCAGATTTTACAAGCCACACTCCCTCACCCAGTAAACCAAAGGTTGAGCACAAAGGTGCGGTGCAGCCCCCCTCAGAGGAATCGAGCAAGAAAATTGACATTCCATCAAATGCAGGATCAAAAATTGGTGGTTTAGTCTACAACATTCAGATTGTCCTTCCAGAGTCAAGAGACCCCTCCGTCTACGACGCATTATTCAGAAGCCTTAAGGAACATATTCTATGA
- a CDS encoding Swt1 family HEPN domain-containing protein codes for MKGAFGEVYDFVFKGLLTEEALDRAGRKNRSSLLLSDEEIANTLSISSLPDDLVNEARQMAMVYTAVAAFENAVRELISGVLLESKGESWWEESVSQKIRERAEKRRDDELKVKWHTQRGSASINYTTMSDLINIMRNNWDDFEAHIQSIDWAANVFDAVERSRNVIMHSGTLENGDIERLGIFIRDWVKQVGT; via the coding sequence ATGAAAGGTGCTTTTGGAGAAGTATATGATTTTGTCTTCAAGGGCTTATTAACTGAAGAGGCCCTAGATAGAGCCGGACGAAAAAACCGCAGTAGCCTTTTGCTATCCGACGAAGAGATTGCGAATACTCTATCAATATCCTCATTGCCTGACGATCTAGTAAATGAAGCACGTCAAATGGCAATGGTTTATACGGCTGTGGCTGCCTTTGAGAATGCTGTGCGTGAATTGATATCTGGGGTACTTTTAGAGTCAAAAGGCGAAAGTTGGTGGGAAGAATCAGTATCTCAAAAAATACGAGAAAGGGCTGAAAAAAGAAGAGATGATGAGTTGAAAGTAAAATGGCATACCCAGCGTGGAAGTGCCTCGATAAATTATACAACCATGTCCGATCTCATAAATATTATGCGAAATAACTGGGATGATTTTGAGGCACATATTCAATCGATTGATTGGGCTGCTAACGTATTTGACGCAGTAGAACGTTCTAGAAATGTCATTATGCACAGTGGAACGTTAGAAAATGGTGACATTGAGCGTTTGGGCATATTTATACGAGACTGGGTGAAGCAAGTTGGCACTTAA
- a CDS encoding nuclease-related domain-containing protein, producing the protein METKNMQSWIFGSERQAQWTQKIYKKSSRFQNSLQQNYKHVKALETLLDVTPDVVHSVVVFAGNCTFETPMPPDVT; encoded by the coding sequence GTGGAAACCAAGAACATGCAGAGCTGGATATTTGGCAGTGAACGCCAGGCGCAGTGGACACAGAAGATCTACAAGAAATCATCTAGATTCCAGAACTCGCTCCAGCAGAACTACAAACATGTTAAAGCGCTGGAGACACTGCTTGATGTAACACCGGATGTTGTTCACTCGGTGGTGGTCTTTGCTGGTAACTGCACCTTTGAAACACCGATGCCCCCCGATGTCACTTAG
- a CDS encoding papain-like cysteine protease family protein, which translates to MRLKGPFRKIFGMSKRDHNRHAVDLGNLEYLVPFVHQNHCNLCGDSSAEMLLLFHGKNPAAPLKANGGHANSWRMRVNPRGVLSGANDDDVANVITGRGLQAWGLEPTVGRWSVPMVYRALSNYGPYAQSVRFSVAGHWVVVIGVDANHVIYHDPWRGQNMRQTEAKWIASTFSDIYSTVAAVDPAYGAQLVHPDGFNVQQK; encoded by the coding sequence GTGCGTCTTAAAGGGCCGTTTCGCAAAATATTTGGTATGTCCAAGCGGGATCATAACCGCCACGCGGTGGATCTCGGTAACCTCGAGTACCTGGTACCCTTCGTACACCAGAACCACTGTAATCTATGTGGTGATTCCTCTGCAGAAATGCTGTTGCTCTTTCATGGCAAGAACCCTGCAGCGCCCTTGAAGGCCAATGGCGGTCATGCAAACTCCTGGCGTATGCGCGTAAATCCCCGTGGTGTTTTGTCGGGCGCGAACGATGATGATGTGGCAAATGTTATCACCGGTCGCGGCTTGCAAGCGTGGGGCCTGGAGCCGACCGTGGGGCGCTGGAGTGTTCCCATGGTGTATAGAGCGTTATCCAACTATGGGCCCTATGCGCAGAGTGTCCGATTTAGTGTGGCGGGGCATTGGGTGGTGGTGATCGGTGTGGATGCCAACCATGTGATTTACCACGACCCCTGGCGCGGCCAGAATATGCGTCAAACGGAGGCGAAATGGATCGCCTCCACCTTTTCCGACATCTACTCCACGGTCGCGGCTGTAGACCCTGCGTATGGGGCGCAACTGGTTCATCCGGATGGCTTTAATGTGCAGCAGAAATAA
- a CDS encoding glycoside-pentoside-hexuronide (GPH):cation symporter, which yields MSSPDLQTSYQEHGNPRLARLGVGEKAGFAIGDFGFNLYWTCIASFLAVFYTDVFGLPAAIAGTLLLVTKLIDAVTDPLMGAIADRTRSRWGKFRPYLLFAGLPMAAASVLTFTTPDLDETGKIIYAYITYSAMMLGYTLLSTPYASLSGVMTAHPQERNTLISWRFIAAFVGMTCVNKYTLPLVEWLGRGDEQLGWQLTMTVYGAIACVIFAVTFFTTRERIVPSPVQKTRPLDDIQDLLRNRPWLILVGLQMVIMLTITLRGGSSYYYLMYYVERPELISNYLAVQALALAAGAAITPLLTRYVDKARLIVILMAVVGTLSLAFYFVPKDAVWLMFTLNILISLALGPKSPLAWSMFADCADYTEWRSGRRATAMTFSAATFSMKLGGAMGSALMLWVLAGIGYVAREAQSDASQTGIALLQTVIPGVFALLAAAVASFYPLNNARLARIQEELGRRTATAQPDAEEFTHASGKNPPPENPSMGTATS from the coding sequence ATGTCTTCGCCAGATCTACAAACCTCCTATCAGGAACACGGGAATCCCCGCCTCGCCCGGCTCGGTGTCGGCGAGAAAGCCGGCTTCGCCATTGGGGATTTCGGATTCAATCTGTACTGGACCTGTATCGCCTCTTTTCTTGCGGTTTTCTATACCGATGTCTTTGGCCTGCCAGCGGCCATCGCGGGCACGCTGTTGCTGGTTACCAAGCTTATTGATGCGGTAACCGATCCACTCATGGGTGCCATTGCAGATCGCACCCGGAGCCGCTGGGGCAAGTTCCGGCCGTACCTGCTGTTTGCGGGCCTGCCCATGGCCGCGGCCTCGGTGCTTACCTTTACCACGCCGGACCTGGACGAGACCGGCAAGATTATCTACGCCTATATCACCTACAGCGCGATGATGCTGGGGTACACCTTGCTGAGTACGCCCTACGCGTCTCTGTCCGGGGTGATGACTGCGCACCCCCAGGAGCGCAACACGCTGATCAGCTGGCGGTTTATCGCGGCGTTTGTGGGTATGACCTGCGTCAATAAATATACCTTGCCCCTGGTGGAATGGCTGGGGCGGGGAGACGAGCAGCTTGGCTGGCAGCTCACCATGACGGTGTATGGCGCTATTGCCTGTGTCATATTCGCGGTGACCTTTTTCACCACCCGCGAACGCATCGTCCCCTCTCCGGTACAGAAAACCCGGCCGCTGGACGACATCCAGGATCTGCTGCGCAATCGCCCCTGGCTGATTCTGGTGGGACTGCAGATGGTCATCATGCTGACCATTACCCTGCGCGGCGGCTCCAGTTATTACTACCTGATGTATTACGTGGAGCGTCCGGAGCTGATTTCCAACTACCTGGCCGTGCAGGCACTGGCCCTGGCGGCCGGCGCGGCGATCACACCACTGCTGACCCGCTATGTGGACAAGGCCCGCCTGATTGTCATTCTGATGGCGGTGGTCGGCACCCTGTCCCTAGCCTTTTATTTTGTTCCGAAAGATGCGGTGTGGTTGATGTTTACCCTCAACATTCTGATCAGCCTGGCGTTGGGGCCCAAGTCTCCCCTGGCGTGGTCCATGTTTGCCGACTGCGCCGATTACACCGAGTGGCGCAGCGGCCGCCGCGCTACCGCGATGACATTTTCCGCCGCCACCTTTTCCATGAAACTGGGCGGCGCCATGGGTTCCGCATTGATGCTGTGGGTGCTGGCCGGCATCGGCTATGTGGCGCGGGAGGCCCAGAGTGATGCCTCGCAAACCGGTATCGCCCTGCTGCAAACGGTCATACCCGGCGTCTTCGCGCTGCTCGCAGCCGCAGTGGCAAGTTTCTATCCATTAAACAATGCGCGCCTGGCGCGTATACAGGAGGAGCTCGGCAGGCGGACCGCAACCGCTCAGCCAGATGCAGAAGAATTCACCCACGCGTCTGGAAAAAATCCGCCCCCGGAAAATCCATCCATGGGCACCGCAACATCGTGA
- a CDS encoding GH36-type glycosyl hydrolase domain-containing protein, with product MKNATGHSPLVTNSEDGARCTLTSPTAMPAARAFLWNRRMLLQVNCRGFVVARHMQPEPAAYAHAPNLEAKTFMQPEQPFYAHHPGRFLYVKDEDNGALFSCPYEPVRARADQFAFSVGADEITWRLRQAGLEITMTLRVPVDDAVELWECTLRNHSPGPRRISAYPYFPVGYMSWMNQSGEYRADLGGIVCSSITPYQKVDDYFKNQHLKDKTFLLHETTPDAWEAAQSIFEGEGGLHNPDGVRQPLLGGGDARYQVPTAALQYQLQLAPGEERTLRFLFGPARDDEEMFALRERYLSATGFATAADEYQKYLAQGRGCLQIETPDRALDAFANHWLPRQVFYHGDVNRLTTDPQTRNYLQDQLGMAYIRPQTARSALLRTLSQQKADGSLPDGILLSPEAELKYINQVPHTDHCVWLPIFLRGYLDETGDHALLDERVIPEGEDKVDGKGHGRSVFECVSRAMDWLAAARDDRGLSYIGQGDWCDPMNMVGYRGRGVSGWLSLATAYALKLWAEICRQQNQLGPAEKYVRVAAELNSTVNRHLWDGDWFARGITDDGKIFGVSEDQEGRIFLNPQSWALLSVAADDNQRKRLLRAVEQQLATPFGPMMLAPAYTGMREDVGRVTQKFPGSAENGSVYNHAAAFYIYSLFTIGESDRAWRLLRQMLPGPDREDLVQRGQLPVFIPNYYRGAWYQYPAHAGRSSQLLHTGTAAWIYRCLIEELFGLKGEGEGLRIAPQLPSHWPQAQVQRRFRGAVFDVQFERCVRGDGLQVYVDGEPLAEPLISPVEAGRVYHLRVLLPPVESSAPTETMKEERNTENTHPA from the coding sequence ATGAAAAATGCCACCGGTCATTCCCCGCTGGTAACCAATAGCGAAGATGGCGCACGCTGTACGCTCACAAGCCCCACCGCCATGCCCGCGGCCAGAGCCTTCCTGTGGAACCGGCGTATGCTGTTGCAGGTAAATTGCCGGGGCTTTGTGGTGGCGCGCCATATGCAGCCCGAGCCCGCCGCCTACGCTCACGCTCCCAATCTTGAAGCCAAAACCTTTATGCAGCCGGAGCAGCCGTTCTATGCGCACCACCCGGGGCGGTTCCTCTATGTAAAGGACGAGGACAACGGCGCGCTGTTTTCCTGCCCGTACGAGCCGGTGCGCGCGCGCGCCGACCAGTTCGCGTTTTCGGTCGGCGCCGACGAGATCACCTGGCGCCTGCGCCAGGCCGGTCTGGAAATTACCATGACGCTGCGTGTGCCCGTCGACGACGCGGTAGAGTTGTGGGAATGCACCCTGCGCAATCATTCCCCCGGGCCACGACGGATTTCCGCCTACCCCTATTTCCCGGTGGGTTATATGAGCTGGATGAATCAGTCCGGCGAATATCGCGCGGATCTGGGTGGCATCGTCTGCTCCAGTATCACGCCCTACCAGAAGGTGGATGATTACTTTAAAAATCAGCACCTCAAAGACAAAACCTTTCTGCTCCATGAAACCACGCCGGACGCCTGGGAAGCCGCCCAATCGATATTCGAGGGCGAGGGTGGACTGCACAATCCCGATGGTGTACGCCAGCCATTGCTCGGTGGTGGCGATGCCCGTTATCAGGTACCGACGGCGGCCCTGCAATACCAACTGCAGCTGGCTCCGGGCGAGGAGCGCACTCTGCGTTTCCTGTTCGGCCCGGCCCGGGACGACGAGGAAATGTTCGCGCTGCGGGAGCGTTATCTGTCCGCCACCGGATTCGCCACGGCCGCTGACGAATATCAAAAGTATCTGGCCCAGGGGCGCGGCTGCCTGCAGATCGAAACCCCGGACCGGGCGCTGGATGCGTTTGCCAATCACTGGCTGCCACGGCAGGTGTTCTATCACGGTGACGTCAATCGGCTGACCACAGACCCGCAAACCCGCAACTACCTGCAGGATCAGCTGGGCATGGCCTATATCCGGCCACAGACGGCGCGTTCAGCGCTGCTGCGCACCCTCAGCCAGCAGAAGGCGGACGGCTCCCTGCCCGACGGCATTCTGCTCAGTCCCGAGGCCGAGCTGAAATATATTAATCAGGTGCCCCATACGGATCACTGCGTGTGGCTGCCGATTTTTCTGCGTGGATATCTGGATGAAACCGGGGATCACGCACTGCTCGACGAGCGGGTAATCCCCGAGGGCGAAGATAAAGTTGACGGTAAAGGTCACGGGCGCAGCGTATTTGAGTGTGTCAGCCGCGCCATGGACTGGCTGGCAGCGGCCCGCGACGACCGCGGCCTCAGCTATATTGGCCAGGGGGACTGGTGCGACCCGATGAATATGGTGGGTTACCGGGGGCGCGGCGTATCCGGCTGGCTTTCCCTCGCCACCGCCTATGCTCTGAAACTCTGGGCGGAAATCTGCAGGCAGCAGAATCAGCTGGGGCCTGCGGAAAAATATGTCCGCGTTGCTGCGGAGCTCAACAGCACGGTCAATCGCCACCTGTGGGATGGCGACTGGTTCGCCCGCGGTATTACCGATGACGGCAAGATTTTCGGAGTGAGCGAGGATCAGGAGGGACGTATCTTCCTCAATCCACAGAGCTGGGCGCTACTGAGCGTCGCCGCCGATGACAATCAGCGCAAGCGACTGCTACGCGCGGTGGAACAGCAACTGGCAACGCCTTTTGGGCCGATGATGCTGGCTCCCGCTTACACAGGGATGCGCGAGGATGTTGGCCGTGTTACCCAGAAATTTCCCGGCTCGGCAGAAAATGGCTCTGTGTATAACCACGCGGCGGCGTTTTATATCTATAGCCTCTTTACCATCGGCGAGAGTGACCGGGCCTGGCGCTTGCTGCGGCAGATGCTTCCCGGCCCGGATCGTGAGGATCTGGTACAGCGCGGTCAACTACCGGTATTTATCCCCAATTACTATCGTGGCGCCTGGTATCAATACCCTGCGCACGCCGGCCGTTCCAGCCAGCTACTGCATACCGGCACCGCGGCCTGGATCTACCGCTGCCTTATCGAAGAACTGTTCGGTTTGAAAGGTGAAGGGGAAGGGCTGCGCATAGCTCCCCAGCTACCCTCCCACTGGCCGCAGGCACAGGTGCAGCGGCGCTTCCGGGGTGCGGTGTTTGACGTACAGTTTGAGCGCTGCGTCCGTGGTGATGGCCTGCAGGTTTATGTTGATGGCGAACCGCTTGCCGAGCCCTTGATCAGCCCGGTTGAGGCCGGGCGCGTTTACCACTTGCGTGTATTATTGCCGCCAGTGGAGAGCTCTGCCCCCACGGAAACAATGAAAGAAGAACGCAACACGGAAAATACCCACCCCGCCTGA
- a CDS encoding cupin domain-containing protein, producing the protein MERKDRSPIFLAPGEGRAYSMGSMQALFKADGEESLGKYAISEWWLDAYSKGPGPHSHSEDDIFFVLEGTMSFLVGDEWIDAPKGSFVLAPGGSTHDFENRSAERAGILNISVPGSFEQHMPQIVSWFAKNPLGSTQPTEEY; encoded by the coding sequence GTGGAGCGCAAAGACCGATCACCGATATTTTTAGCGCCAGGTGAGGGGCGCGCTTACTCCATGGGGTCGATGCAGGCGCTGTTTAAAGCGGACGGCGAAGAGTCATTGGGTAAATACGCGATTTCCGAATGGTGGCTGGATGCCTACTCCAAAGGTCCAGGCCCCCATAGCCACAGCGAAGACGATATCTTCTTCGTGCTCGAAGGAACCATGAGTTTTCTGGTGGGCGACGAATGGATAGACGCCCCCAAGGGGAGCTTTGTTCTCGCGCCAGGAGGCTCTACCCATGATTTCGAGAACCGCTCGGCCGAGCGGGCCGGGATACTGAACATTTCCGTACCAGGTAGCTTTGAGCAGCATATGCCCCAGATTGTATCCTGGTTTGCGAAAAATCCCCTGGGGTCAACACAGCCCACAGAAGAGTACTAG